A segment of the Allosaccharopolyspora coralli genome:
GTGCGGACGAGCGCGGGTAGGGCCGCGCGGGCGGTGATGGCCGCGCCGTAGACGTTGGTGAGGACCATGTCGCGCCACTGTTCCGGCGGCGCTTCGTCGTCGCCGAGGAACGAGGTGTGGGTGACGACGCCTGCGTTGGCGAACACGGCGTCGATCCCGCCGAGTTCGGTCTCCGCGCGTTCGAGCGCGGCGGTGAGCTGCTCCCAGTCGGTGACGTCGCAGGGCACCGTGAGCGTGTCCGGGCCGAGTTCGGCGGCGAGCGCCGACAGCGGCTCGGCTGAGCGGGCGAGCAGTACCGGTCGCCATCCGGCAGCGGCGGCGGCGCGTGCGGTGGCCGCACCGATGCCGTGCGAGGCGCCGGTGATCAACATCGTCTTGGTCATCTCGCCACTGTCGCAGCGACCGTCCGAGCGACAGGGCCGCAACGGTAAACACGATAACGTCAGTGACGAGTGAAACAATGCGTCACCGTTTCGGAATTGCGTCGGCAGCGGCGAACCGATGAGATCAGCAGGGAGCCGAGGCCGACGGCCTCTTCACGGCGAGAGGGAGTGGCAGTGCACTACGGGGAGTACCGCAAGCACGACGGCGTGGCGCTCGCCGAGCTCGTCCGGCAGGGCGAGGCCTCGCCGGGCGAGTTGGTCGAAGCCGCGATCAGTCGCGCCGCGGCGGTCAACGGCAGGATCAACGCGATCACGGCGACCGTCCACGACCACGCCCGCGATCGCGCGCAGCAGTCCCTGGCCGGCCCGCTCGCCGGCGTCCCGTTCCTGCTCAAGGATCTGAATCAGGAGTGGGCCACACTGCCGCCCTCCGGCGGCTCCCGGTCCGGGGCAGGCCGCCGTTCGCACACCACTTCGGTGGTGACGCAGCGATGGCTGGAGGCAGGTCTCGTCGTCTTCGGCCGGACGAACAGCCCCGAGTTCGGGGCCAAACCCATCACCGAACCGGCCGCTTTCGGGTCGAGTCGCAACCCCTGGGACCCCACGCGCACTCCCGGCGGCTCGTCCGGCGGAGCGGCCGCGGCGGTGGCCGCCGGGATCGTCCCGGTCGCCGCGGCCAGCGACGGCGGTGGGTCGATCCGCATCCCGGCCGCCAACTGCGGCCTGTTCGGACTCAAGGTCGGCCGGGGACTCACGCCTGCGGGCCCGGAGCGCGGCGAATCCTGGCACGGCGCGGCAGTCGACGGGGTCGTCTCGCGTTCGGTACGGGACACCGCGGTGGCGCTCGACGCGATCATGGGCGCCGACCCGGCGGGTCCGTACGTGTGCGCTCCGCCGGAACGGCCGCTGGCCCACGAGGTCGAGCGTGAACCGGGACGGCTGCGGATCGGATTCACCGCCGAGTCCGCCCTCGGCGCCCCGCACCCGTCCGCCGTCGAGGCCATGCACGACGCGGTCGAACTGCTCAGAGCACAGGGGCACGACGTGGAGCCGGTGCCTTCGCCTGTGGACCTCGCACAGCTCGCACAGGACTTCCTGCAGGGCTGGTCGGTGAAGCTCGCCGCCTCGATCGACGAGATGGTCGCGGCCACCGGAGCCACCCAGGAACGCTTCGAACTCGACACCCGGCTGTTGGCGGCGGTGGGGCGCAGCATCAGCGGTCCCGAGTACCTCGCCACGATCGAACGGTGGCACCGATTCACACGCGCGCTCGCCGCCTTCCACGACCGTTATGACCTGCTCCTGACGCCGTCGCTGGCGAGCCCGCCGCTGAAGATCGGTGAGCTGGAGACACCCCCCGCGCTGCGCAGGGCGGGGCAGGTCGCGTTGGCCCTGCGTGCGGGCGGGCTGCTGCGACGGTCCGGCGTGACCGACCGGGTCGCGCGGGAGAACCTCCGGCACGTCCCGTACACGCAGCTGGCGAATCTGACCGGCCGGCCCGCGATGTCGGTACCGCTGTACTGGACTCCCGACGGTCTTCCGCTGGGTGTGCAGCTCGTCGGCCCGCTCGCGGGCGAAGGCCTGCTCGTGCGGCTCGCCGCGCAGCTCGAACGGGCGCGTCCGTGGGCGGATCGCGAACCGCCGCTGTGACGGGGCGTGTGGGAACTGGCGTTTGTGCCCGTAGGGCACGGCCTGACGTGCTCAGCCTGAGCAGGGTGAGACGCTCCGGCGTTCGGAGGTCGTGCCTTGCAAGGCGGGGTTCTCGCCGCGTACTTCGTGGTGCTCAAGAGGACCCCGACGCGGCGAGGCGCGAACTGGGGCGGCGGTACTCGACCACTGACCCAATGCGCTCTGAGTCCTCGGGTGCCGGTGTCGAGTCCGATTCGCGCAACGTCGCGCGTCCGGGCACAACATGCCGCGTCGGCGAGCTAGAGTGCCGTCGTGGCCACTGCACGTGCTGAACGCCTGGTGAACCTGGTGTTGTGTCTGTTGTCCACTCGCCAGTACCTCACGGCGGAACGGATTCGGGGAATCGTCCCCGGTTATGCCGACGCACCCAGCGACGAGGCGTTTTTCCGGACGTTCGAACGGGACAAGTCGGAACTGCGCGATCTCGGGGTGCCGCTGGAGACCGGACGCAACTCCGCGTTCGATTCCGCCGACGGCTACCGCATCGCGCGCCGCGACTACGAGCTCGGCGACATCGATCTGGAACCGGACGAAGCGGCGGCGGTCGCACTCGCGGTGCGCCTGTGGGACTCGCCGGAGTTCACCGGGGCGGCCCGAGGTGCCCTGCTGAAACTGCGTGCGGCAGGCGTCGAGGTCGACGGCGGCGCGAGCCCGGTGGTCGAGCCCAAGGTGCGCACCACCGAACCGTCGTTCCCGCAACTGCTGACGGCTGTACAGTCCGGCCGGGCGGCGACCTTCGACTACCGGCGCCCCAGCGACGCCTCCGGTGCACGGCGCACGATCGAGCCCTGGGGCGTCGTGTCCTGGCGTGGCCGTTGGTACGTCGTCGGGTACGACCGGGACCGGGGGGCCGCGCGGTGCTTCCGGTTGTCGCGGATCGTCGGGGACGCCACGCCCATCGGCCCGTCCGGGGCGGTGCACCGCCCCGACGGAGTGGATCTGCTCGGCCTCGTCGTCGGCGACGCACAGGAGCCACCCGCCAGCACGCCGACCCGGCTGTGGGTGGCCGCAGGGTGTGCACAGGGGCTGCGGCGCAAGTCCGAAGTGATCGCGGAGTCGACCGTCGACGGCGTGCCGGGCGACGTGGTGCGGCTCGACCTGTCCTTCCCGGAGTCGGCGGCGTCCTGGATCGCCGGATACGGCCCGGACGTGGTCGTACTCGAGCCGGACACGCTGCGTAAGGCCGTCACCGAGGTGCATCTGGGTGTGCTCGACCCGGATCGGGAGGCCGCGCGATGAGCAGTGCCACCGAACGGCTGCCGCGGCTGTTGGCCCTGGTCCCGTACCTGCTGAGCCGTCCGGGCGTGCCCGTCGCGGACGTGGCCGCCGACTTCGGCGTGACCGAGCAGCAGCTGCGCAAGGATCTCGAACTGCTGTGGATGTGCGGGCTCCCGGGCTACGGTCCCGGCGATCTCATCGATCTGTCCTTCGACAGCGACGCGGTCACCGTCACCTACGACGCCGGGATGCGGCGCCCGCTGCGCCTCACCGCGTCGGAGGCGACGTCGCTGCTGGTGGCGTTGCGCGCGCTGGCGGACACGCCCGGCATCACCGACACCGACGCGGTCCAGCGCGCGCTGGCGAAGGTCGAGGACGCGGTCGGGCAGGCGCAGCCCACCGGCGTCGTCGTCGGTCTCGCCGGGCGTGAGGGGGCGGTGCGGCCGGGAGTGCGCGAGACGGTGCAGCAGGCGCTGAGTCGAGGACGGGCGGTGTGGATGCGCTACTACACGGCCTCGCGGGACCGGGTCGGCGACCGCACGGTCGACCCGATGCGCCTCGTCCTCGTGGAGGGACGCAGTTACCTCGAAGGGTGGTGCCGGTCGGCGGAGAGCGTCCGGCTGTTCCGGCTCGACCGCATCGACGAGATCGACCTGCTCGACGAGCCCGCGTCCGCTCCGGAACAGGCCGAGCCGCGGGATCTCGCGGCGGGGCTGTTCACCCCGTTGCCGGACCAGCCGGTCGCGGTGCTCGACCTCGAGCCCGACGCCCGCTGGATCGCCGAGTACTACCCCGTGGACGAGCTCGCCGAACTCGACGACGGGCGGGCGCGGATCCGGATGCGATACACGGACCGGTCCTGGATGGTGCGCCTGGTGGTCGGCCAGGGCGGGCGGGCGAGCGTGCACGAGCCGCAGGATCTGGCCGACGACGTGCGCCGACACGCCGAAGCCGCAGTGTCACGGGCACGTCACGCGTCCGCTACCTGAACACGCTACGGTGATCGCGTGCCTGAACTGTTGACCCCGGGAGTGCTCGTCGCAGCACTCGTGGTTGTCGGTGTCCTGCTGCTGGCGGTGCTCGCGGTGCTCACGCTGCGCAACCTGCGGCGCTTCTCGCGCGTGCGAGCGGCGGTGACCGAAGACGTCCAGGACCGGATGGGGCATCTCAAGGCTCGGAGCGCGGCGCTGAAGGTCGGGCTGGCACGGCGGCGTCACGGTGCTGTCGAGTGGCCCGGCTCTGTCGAGTGACGACGGTGCCCGCGTAGCATGGCTTGTGCGTATGACCGGGAACACGGTCCGGTCATCGCCGTACGACGGAAGGGACCGGACTGATGGGCATTCCTGGCGGTTGGGAACTCGTCCTCATCCTCGCTGTGCTCGTGCTCCTGTTCGGAGCGACGAAGCTGCCGCAGATGGCGCGTTCGCTGGGCCAGTCGGCACGGGTGTTCAAGGCCGAAACCCGCGGGATGAAGGACGACGAAGAGGCTGCGAAGCGCACGAAGGACACGCAGTCCGAGCCGCAGCAGCTCCCTTCGGGTGAGGCGCCCCAAGCCGAGACCGCGAAGCCGGTCGAGGACACGCAGCGCAACGACACCCAGAACTGAGCAGGAACGGAGACTCCGTGGTGGAAACTCCACTGCGCCGCTTCAACCCGTTCCGTGGTGATCGCCGTCGGTGGGGCCGCAGGCACAATCCCGACGGCACGATGACACTGATCGACCACCTCTACGAGCTGCGCTACCGGCTCGGCGTGGCGCTGCTGTGGATCATGCTCGGTGCGGTGTTCGGGTTCTGGTGGTTCGCGAACACCGCCTTCGGCGCGCCGACGCTGGGTGACGTGATCACCGGACCGTATTGCGGGCTGCCGGAATCGATGCGCTTCAGCCCGAACGACGGTGAGTGCCAGCTGCTGCAAACCAAACCGTTCGAGGTCTTCATGATCCGGCTCAAGGTCGGTGTCGCGGTCGGTGCGGTGCTGTTCTCGCCGGTGTGGCTGTATCAGCTCTGGTCGTTCATCACGCCCGGACTGCACACGAACGAGCGCAGGTTCGCCGGAACTTTTGTCGCGTTCGCAAGTGTGCTGTTCGTGGCGGGCGCCGTGCTCGCCTACTTCGTGGTGCCCGAGGGCCTGCAGTTCATGGTCGGATTCGGCGGTGAGGCGTTCTTCACCGCGCTGACCGGTGGCGAGTACATCAACTTCGTGCTGCTGATGCTCATCATCTTCGGGGTGAGTTTCGAGCTGCCGCTGATCCTGGTGATGCTCAACCGGGCCGGGGTCGTCAGCTACGCGAAACTGGTGAACTGGTGGCGGGGCATCCTGTTCGGCCTGTTCGTCTTCGCGGCGGTCGCCACGCCCGGCCAGGACCCGATCTCGATGCTGGCGCTGGCGGCTGCGCTGGCCGTGCTGTTCTCCGTGGCGATGCTGATCTGCCGCGCGCAGGATCGTCGCCGCGCGCGGAAACTCGGTGAGCAGGGCTTGACCGGTGCCGGGCTGGACGAGGCCTCGGATCTCGACACGGACCCGTCCTCGTTGGACGTGCAGCCCACCGGGACGTCCTCGTCGTCGGGGAACGGTTCGGCTCCGAAGGGAACCGACGACGTCACCTGAGGTTTCGTCCGATTCAGAGCTCTTGCCGCCACGAGTGACGGGCCCGCTCGCTGCGTTCTGACGCGCCTACAGCGACGGAGAATCGCAGTTCGGCATGGGTGTGGCGAGCAGTTCGGGCTGTGCCTCGGCCCGCTGTGACCACGCGCTGTGCGTGGCGTGGGCGACGGCTGTCCGGGTGATGTGAAAACCTGGTGTCGTGGCCGTCAGTCCTACCAACCCCGACCAGTCCGCCGGCCCCGACGGCGTGGCGCCGTCCCCGGCCGAGTCGTACTCCGCGCACCGTCGACGCACCGCGCATCCCCGGCTCGCGGAGTTCGTCGGGACGATGACGTTCGCCCTCGACCCGTTCCAACGCACCGCGTGCCAGGCACTGGAGTCCGGACACGGCGTGCTGGTGTGCGCGCCGACGGGTGCGGGCAAGACGGTCGTCGGCGAGTTCGCGGTCCATCTGGCGCTGGCCGAGGGCCGCAAGTGTTTCTACACGACGCCGATCAAGGCGCTGTCCAACCAGAAGTACGCCGACCTGTGCGAGCGGCACGGTTCGGACGCGGTCGGCCTGCTCACCGGGGACACCTCGATCAACGGGGACGCGCAGGTGGTAGTGATGACCACCGAGGTGCTGCGCAATATGCTCTACGCGGGGTCGTCGACGATCGACCAACTCGGCTACGTCGTCATGGACGAGGTCCACTATCTCGCCGACCGTTTCCGCGGCGCGGTGTGGGAGGAAGTGATCCTGCACCTGCCGGAGTACGTCCAGGTGGCGAGCCTGTCGGCGACGGTGAGCAACGCCGAGGAGTTCGGCGAATGGCTCGTCGCGGTGCGTGGCGACACCACCGTGGTCGTCGACGAGCACCGTCCGGTGCCGTTGTGGCAGCACATGCTCGTCGGTACGCGAATGTTCGACCTCTTCGGCGGGGAGACGAAAGACCGCGAGCTGCGGATCGACCCGCATCTGCTCCGGCACACCCAGGAGCTGCAGCGCAGGCATGTGCCGGGCGGTCGCCGTGGTGGGCCGCCGGGGCGTCGCAGGAACGGGCCGCCGGGGAGCCGCGATCGCGGACCGCGGGGGCCGAAGTTCGTCCCCCCGTCGCGCGTGGACGTACTCCACCAGCTGGACGCGGCGGGCCTGCTTCCCGCGATCGCGTTCATCTTCAGCCGCGCCGGATGCGACGCCGCCGTGAAGCAGTGTGTGCGGGCGGGGCTGCGGCTGACCACCGACGATGAACTCGACGAGATCCGCGACGTCATCGACGAGCGCACCCGTTCGCTGCCCGAGTCGGACCTCGAAGTGCTCGGGTTCTGGGAGTGGCGCGAGGCGTTGGAGCGCGGTGTCGCCGCGCACCACGCGGGTCTGCTGCCCGCGTTCAAGGAAACCGTCGAGGAACTGTTCGTCCGTGGCCTGGTCAAGGCCGTGTTCGCGACCGAGACGCTGGCGCTGGGTATCAACATGCCCGCGCGCACCGTGGTTCTCGAACGGCTGGTGAAGTTCAACGGCGAGGCGCACGTGGACCTCACGCCGGGCGAATACACCCAGCTGACCGGCCGCGCAGGCAGGCGCGGCATCGACGTCGAGGGCCACGCCGTCGTGCTCTGGCAGCCGGGAGTGGATCCGAAACAGGTCGCCGGTCTCGCCTCGACCCGGACGTACCCACTGCGGTCGTCGTTCCGGCCGGGTTACAACATGGCGGTGAACCTGGTTCAGCGCGTCGGCACGACGGAGGCGCGGGAACTGCTGGAACAGTCCTTCGCCCAGTTCCAGGCCGACCGTTCGGTGGTGGGGGTCTCGCGCCGGGTCGACCGCAACACCGAAGCGCTGGAGGGCTATGCCGAGTCGATGCAGTGTCACCTCGGCGATTTCGCCGAGTATTTCGACCTGCGCCGACGCATCTCCGAGCGCGAGAAACAGCTCTCGCGACAGAATCGTGCCTCGCGGCGAGCGGAGGCCGCGAAGTCGCTGGAGAGGCTGCGCAAGGGCGACGTCATCGTGATCTCCTCGGGCCGGCGCGCGGGACTGGCCCTCGTCGTCGACCCGGGCGTGGAGGCGATGGGGGAGCCGCGACCGCTGGTGGTGACCGAGGACCGCTGGTCGGGCCGGTTGTCGGTGGCGGACTTCTCCTCACCCGTCGAGGCGCTGGGTCGGGTGAAGCTGCCCAAGCACGTCGACACCCGTTCGCCGAAGTCCCGGCGCGACCTCGCCTCGACGTTGCGCGACACGGGAATCACCGCGCCGAACGGGCGGGACCGGAAGCGCTCGGACGCCGCGGACGACGCCGAACTCGCCGCACTGCGGCGTGCGATGAAGGCGCACCCGTGCCACGGCTGTGATGATCGCGAGGCGCACGCCCGCTGGGCGGAGCGGCACGAGCGGCTGCGTTCGGACACGGAACAGTTGCGCCGCAAGGTCTCCGCAACGACGCACTCGTTGGCGCGTTCGTTCGACCGGATCACAGCGCTGCTCGCGGAGCGGGACTACCTCTCCGGCGACGAACAGCAGCCGCTGACCGAGAACGGCAGGCGCCTGACCCGGCTGTACAGCGAGTCGGACCTGCTGGTCGCGGAGTGCTTGCGTGCCGAGGTGTGGCGGGGTCTCGGTGCGCCGGAGCTGGCGGCGGTCGTCTCGGCGCTCGTGTTCGAGTCCCGGAAGGAGGGTGCCCCGCCTGCGGTTCCGTCGGGAGCGGTGACCGACGCGTTGCAGAAGACGTGGTCGCTGTGGGGTGAACTCGAGGACGACGAGCGGCGGCACAAGCTCGAACGCACCCGCGAACCGGACCCCGGTTTCGCGTGGCCGGTGTTCCGCTGGGCGCGAGGCGAGACCCTGGAGCGGGTGCTCACGGCCGGGGAGTCGGCGGGCGTCGAGCTCTCGGCCGGTGACTTCGTGCGGTGGTGCCGCCAGGTGATCGACCTGCTCGACCAGGTCCGCGTCGTGGTCGGTAAGAACGACCCCGTGGGGGCCTCGGCGGAAAAGGCGGTTCAGGCGATTCGTCGGGGAGTCGTGGCCGCCGGGGCCGTGTGATCCGGACGCGGACACCGGTGACCGTCGGGTGTGGTTGGATCGTGTGCCGTCGGTGACCATGGTGCCCGGAGGAAGCAGTTGAGCAACCCGTACGGCCCGCAGTGGCCACAGCAGTCTCCGGGTGGACCGAAGCGGGGCGGGTATCCCTCGGGGCAGCCCGGCGCACCCGCGCAGCAAGGCTGGGGACACGCCGGGCTCACCCGACCCGTACCCGCCAACCGGCCACCCGGACCGTCGTACGGTCCACCGCAGGTCGGCCAGCCCTGGCCCGGTCACGACACCGAGACCGGTTTCACGGTTCCGCCGCCGCAGAAACGCTCGCCCTGGCCGTGGATCCTGTGCGTCGCCGGGGCACTCGTCGTCGTGGTGCTCCTCGTGACGGGATTCGTGGCGCCTGGGTTCTTCGTGCGGACGACGTTCGACGCCCAGGCGGTGCAGCAAGGCGTTCGACAGACTTTCGAAGGCGCGTACGGGATCTCGGGCGTGGAGTCGGTGACCTGCCCGTCCGGACAGCGTGTCGAGCCGGGGGCGACGTTCGACTGTGAGGCCACGGTCGCGGGCAGCACGCTGACCGTGACGATCACCGTCAAGGATCGCGACGGAACCTACGAAGTAGGCCATCCACGCTGATATGAATTCCTCGCAGAAGGTTTTGCTTGGTGGGTCGGGTGGCGGAACCTCTCCCGCCCTCCTCGTTGCGGGATCGATTTCTTGAGTAGCGGCCCACCTTCTGTGGTCGCGCGCGTGGAGGGCTGCGGTGCGGCACACCACGAGTTCACCAACGCACCCCCAGCGTCCTTAAATCCGGTCGACCTCTCTGCCGACGGCGGGCAGGATCGAGGCGTGGGTGTCGATGTGAGGGCGTTGGATCCGGCGGAGTACCGGGCGGCGCAAGACGTGTTCATGGCCGCGTTGATGCGGCCGCCGACGACGGACGAGCAGTGGCGGGTTCGTGAGGGCACGATCCGGCAAGGTGACGTGCTCGGCGGGTTCCACGACGGGACGTTGGCCGGGACGACGAGGTTGTTCGGGTCCACGCTGCGTGTGCCGGGAGGCGCGGCGGTGCCCGCGGGGGCCGTCACGGCCGTCGGCGTGCGTGCGGACAAGACTCGACGCGGGGTTCTGACGGCGTTGATGCGCGCCCAGCTCACCGACGCCAAGAACCGTGGTCACGTCGTGGCGATGTTGCACGCCTCCGAGGCGGCGATCTACGGCCGTTTCGGGTACGGGGCCGCGACCAGAGCACGCCAGGTCCGGTTGACGATCGCGTCGGTCAAGTGGCGCGACGACATGCCGCGCGGCGGTGCTGTGCGGCTGGTTGATCGCGCAGACGCGGAGAAGCTGCTCCCGGAGCTCTACCGCAGGATCGGGACGGCCCGCCCCGGGATGATGGAGCGCTCGGACGGCTGGTGGCGGGTCGGGTTCTCACGCCACGAGCAACGGTCGCTCTACGGCTACGCCGTGCATTCCGACGAGCACGGCGACGACGACGGTTACGCCCTTTACCACGCCGTGCCGTTGGGGGGCGACGACATCAAGCTGCAGGTGCACGACCTGGTCGCGGCCACGTCGACGGCCGCTGCCGAGCTGTGGCGGTTCCTGACCGGGATCGACCTCGCCACCGAGATCGAAGCCGCGCGGCCGGTGGACGAGCCGTTGGAGTGGTGGTTGCAGGACGCACGCCAGTGCCGGACGGTCGACGTCTTCGACGATCTGTGGGTGCGTCTCGTCGACGTTCCGGCCGCGCTGCACGCGCGGACGTTCGGTGGCTCGACACCGGTGGTGATCGAGGTGCGGGACAGGATTCTGCCGCAGAACGACGGGGTCTATCGGATCGGCAGCGACGGGGCGGAACGCTCCGAGCGCAGCCCGCAGCTGGTGATGGACGTCGAGTCCTTGGGAGCCCTGTACTTGGGTGACGTGTCGGTGTCCACTGTGGCCGCGGCCAACCGCGTCGAGGTTCGCGACCCGGCTGCCCTCGAGGATGCGGATGCCGTGTTCACCACGCCGCGCCAACCGTGGTGTGGCACGCACTTCTGAGTGGGCGTGGGGGAATTGGCAGTGGTGCCCGTGGGCCGGTCAAGGACCACTGACCCAAGTTCCACAATGCGCTCCGAATGCGTCACGTCTGGCCGCTCAACCGAGGAACCGGCGCAGCACCTCGGCGAAGGCGTCCGGATTTTGTTCCGGTGCGTAGTGCCCGGCGTCCGGAATCGCTTCGGCCCGAACCGACGTGCCTGCCCGCTGCAGACTGGTCGCTACGCTCTCCGGCATTCCGGATGCACCGTCGACGGCCAGCCCCGGCATCGGCACCCTTGCGGCACGTCGGTTCGCCGCCGCGTCCGCAGGCAACGTCCGGTAGAGCCGCAGCGCGGCGGCCGTGCGCTCGGGTTGCGAGTAGACGCGCACGTAGTCCTCGAATGCCGGGGACGACAACACTTCCGGCGTGGCGATGAACCGCGTGAGGAACCCACGCGGATCGGAGGTGATCGCCCGCTGTGCCTGTTCGGGCCGCGTCATGAACCAGCGCAGATGCGGGAGCCCGTTCTGGCCGGGTGGCGGGTCGATCAGTGTCTGCAAGCCGTACCCGGGTAAGAGCGCGCCTGCGACGGCCAGGTGGGACGTCTCCTGCGGGAAGGTGCGCGCATAGGCGTAGGCGACCATGCCGCCCATGTCGTGCCCGGTCATGGCCACCGGGCCGAGGTTCAGCTGCCGGACGAGACCGTGGACGGTGCGCGCGAGGCTGGTCTTGTCCATGCCCCGCTGTCCAGTTCCTGCGGTACTGGACGAACAGCCCATCGCCGGTAGGTCCACGGCGAGAACCCGGTGTTCGGCGCGCAAGGCGGCCATCACACCGCGCCATGCCTGCCATGTCTCGGGGAAGCCGTGCAGCAGCACGACCGGCGGGCCCTCTCCGCCGACGACGTAGTGCAACCGGTCTTCGCCCACCTGCGCGTGGGCGTGTTCGAAACCGTCCGGTGCCACACCGCAGCCCGGTTCCTCCTCGGCGGGTGGGGCGGCGCACGCTGCGACCGCCAGCAGGATCACGAGGATCGCTGCCGGCACGGGCAGACGTCGAGGAACCACGCCTCCAGGGTCCACTCGATGCGGGCGCGGTGCTCGCGCGCGACTCGATCAATCGAGGTCACCGAGGGAGAGCACGAGAGTGGCTCTAAAATTCCGTAAATGGAGTTCGTACGGAAGAATACGGACTGATACGGTAATACACATGCGCGACGACATGCTCTCCGTCGAGGATGTTGCCGGCCGACTGGGGCTGCACGTGCGGACGGTGCGCACCTACGTGCGGGACGGGCGACTGAAGGCCGTCCGCATCGGCAAGCAGTATCGAATCGCGGAGTCGGATCTCGACGCGTTCCTCGGGAAAACCGGCGACGCGAGCGCCGAGCACTCCGCGACCCGTCGGCGTCACGTCGACGTCTCCAGTGTCGTGGACGTCGACGGCGTCGACGCCCACGACGCAGGGCGGTTGAGCAGATTGCTCGCCAGTGCGATCGCCCATCGGCGGGACGGGGACGAGCCGTTGCGGCTGGAGACCGTGTACGACGAGCACCGCTCGCGGCTCAAGATCGTCATCGTCGGTGGAGCGGACACGACCAGGGAGGTGCTCGGTCTGATCAGTGCGATGATCGACAGCACGGGACAGGAGAAGCAGGATGCTTGAGACGCTTCACGGTGTGGCCGTTTACCACTGCTCGCCCGAAGGCGAGGCGCTGGCGACCGAACGCGACGCGACCGACGTGCTCGGCGAGGTGTACCTGGACAATCCCGACCTGCTCGCGATCCCGGCCGCGCGATTGACGGGCGATTTCTTCCGGCTGGAGAGCGGGGTCGCCGGGGCGCTCACGCAGAAGTTCGTGCAGTACGGCCTGCGGGTGGCTGTTCTCGGCGACGTCTCCGCGCACCTTGAGGCGAGTGAGGCGTTCGCGGCCTACGTCCGGGAGTGCAACCGGGGACGGCAGGTGTGGTTCCTCGCCGACCGTGCCGAACTCGTCCGCAAGCTCGGCGACACCACCGGCACCGCGCGCCCGACCGGCTGACGCCAGCGGCGGGG
Coding sequences within it:
- a CDS encoding DEAD/DEAH box helicase; this encodes MAVSPTNPDQSAGPDGVAPSPAESYSAHRRRTAHPRLAEFVGTMTFALDPFQRTACQALESGHGVLVCAPTGAGKTVVGEFAVHLALAEGRKCFYTTPIKALSNQKYADLCERHGSDAVGLLTGDTSINGDAQVVVMTTEVLRNMLYAGSSTIDQLGYVVMDEVHYLADRFRGAVWEEVILHLPEYVQVASLSATVSNAEEFGEWLVAVRGDTTVVVDEHRPVPLWQHMLVGTRMFDLFGGETKDRELRIDPHLLRHTQELQRRHVPGGRRGGPPGRRRNGPPGSRDRGPRGPKFVPPSRVDVLHQLDAAGLLPAIAFIFSRAGCDAAVKQCVRAGLRLTTDDELDEIRDVIDERTRSLPESDLEVLGFWEWREALERGVAAHHAGLLPAFKETVEELFVRGLVKAVFATETLALGINMPARTVVLERLVKFNGEAHVDLTPGEYTQLTGRAGRRGIDVEGHAVVLWQPGVDPKQVAGLASTRTYPLRSSFRPGYNMAVNLVQRVGTTEARELLEQSFAQFQADRSVVGVSRRVDRNTEALEGYAESMQCHLGDFAEYFDLRRRISEREKQLSRQNRASRRAEAAKSLERLRKGDVIVISSGRRAGLALVVDPGVEAMGEPRPLVVTEDRWSGRLSVADFSSPVEALGRVKLPKHVDTRSPKSRRDLASTLRDTGITAPNGRDRKRSDAADDAELAALRRAMKAHPCHGCDDREAHARWAERHERLRSDTEQLRRKVSATTHSLARSFDRITALLAERDYLSGDEQQPLTENGRRLTRLYSESDLLVAECLRAEVWRGLGAPELAAVVSALVFESRKEGAPPAVPSGAVTDALQKTWSLWGELEDDERRHKLERTREPDPGFAWPVFRWARGETLERVLTAGESAGVELSAGDFVRWCRQVIDLLDQVRVVVGKNDPVGASAEKAVQAIRRGVVAAGAV
- a CDS encoding DUF4333 domain-containing protein codes for the protein MSNPYGPQWPQQSPGGPKRGGYPSGQPGAPAQQGWGHAGLTRPVPANRPPGPSYGPPQVGQPWPGHDTETGFTVPPPQKRSPWPWILCVAGALVVVVLLVTGFVAPGFFVRTTFDAQAVQQGVRQTFEGAYGISGVESVTCPSGQRVEPGATFDCEATVAGSTLTVTITVKDRDGTYEVGHPR
- a CDS encoding GNAT family N-acetyltransferase, which translates into the protein MGVDVRALDPAEYRAAQDVFMAALMRPPTTDEQWRVREGTIRQGDVLGGFHDGTLAGTTRLFGSTLRVPGGAAVPAGAVTAVGVRADKTRRGVLTALMRAQLTDAKNRGHVVAMLHASEAAIYGRFGYGAATRARQVRLTIASVKWRDDMPRGGAVRLVDRADAEKLLPELYRRIGTARPGMMERSDGWWRVGFSRHEQRSLYGYAVHSDEHGDDDGYALYHAVPLGGDDIKLQVHDLVAATSTAAAELWRFLTGIDLATEIEAARPVDEPLEWWLQDARQCRTVDVFDDLWVRLVDVPAALHARTFGGSTPVVIEVRDRILPQNDGVYRIGSDGAERSERSPQLVMDVESLGALYLGDVSVSTVAAANRVEVRDPAALEDADAVFTTPRQPWCGTHF
- a CDS encoding alpha/beta fold hydrolase, encoding MVPRRLPVPAAILVILLAVAACAAPPAEEEPGCGVAPDGFEHAHAQVGEDRLHYVVGGEGPPVVLLHGFPETWQAWRGVMAALRAEHRVLAVDLPAMGCSSSTAGTGQRGMDKTSLARTVHGLVRQLNLGPVAMTGHDMGGMVAYAYARTFPQETSHLAVAGALLPGYGLQTLIDPPPGQNGLPHLRWFMTRPEQAQRAITSDPRGFLTRFIATPEVLSSPAFEDYVRVYSQPERTAAALRLYRTLPADAAANRRAARVPMPGLAVDGASGMPESVATSLQRAGTSVRAEAIPDAGHYAPEQNPDAFAEVLRRFLG
- a CDS encoding helix-turn-helix domain-containing protein, yielding MRDDMLSVEDVAGRLGLHVRTVRTYVRDGRLKAVRIGKQYRIAESDLDAFLGKTGDASAEHSATRRRHVDVSSVVDVDGVDAHDAGRLSRLLASAIAHRRDGDEPLRLETVYDEHRSRLKIVIVGGADTTREVLGLISAMIDSTGQEKQDA
- a CDS encoding DUF4180 domain-containing protein, yielding MLETLHGVAVYHCSPEGEALATERDATDVLGEVYLDNPDLLAIPAARLTGDFFRLESGVAGALTQKFVQYGLRVAVLGDVSAHLEASEAFAAYVRECNRGRQVWFLADRAELVRKLGDTTGTARPTG